A single genomic interval of Spinacia oleracea cultivar Varoflay chromosome 6, BTI_SOV_V1, whole genome shotgun sequence harbors:
- the LOC110803319 gene encoding protein RETARDED ROOT GROWTH, mitochondrial yields MGRWAAYRLLRRLTSLSSPSSIPSHSSIHFISFSLLRSSDSAAPQFHRFRPFSYAPSSSYASLAHNYDYGIRDFNQSFVDDNDDVQSRQDEEEQIARIPVKAFFLSTSINLRSMQAENSGNVVPPTSRTSNYVTLRFCDIPSGMIGIGVENNKICNRYMVVFQYGSAVLFNVEDHEVDFFLNIARRHASGLLSDMKKDDYMVKEKATLAEDMLGGPDYIVLRHLDTDGIRIIGSVLGQSIALDYYVSQVDGMVEEFADINRAMEKTGTFTMRRKKLFQLVGKANSNLADIILKVGLFDRSEIAWREAKYAEINEYLREEYEVTQRFGNLDIKLKFVEHNIHFLQEVLQNRRSDLLEWCIIILLTIENVISICEIIRDSGAGSV; encoded by the exons ATGGGGAGATGGGCAGCATACCGTCTCCTCCGCCGCCTAACCTCACTATCATCACCATCTTCAATCCCTTCTCACTCCTCCATTCACTTCATCTCCTTTTCTCTCCTCCGCTCTTCAGATTCCGCTGCCCCACAATTCCATCGTTTTAGGCCCTTTTCTTATGCCCCATCTTCCTCTTACGCTTCTCTCGCACATAATTATGATTATGGGATTCGTGATTTTAACCAGAGTTTTGTGGATGATAATGACGATGTTCAATCTCGACAAGACGAGGAAGAACAAATTGCGAGGATTCCTGTTAAAGCTTTCTTTCTTTCCACTAG TATCAATTTGAGGAGCATGCAGGCAGAAAATTCAGGGAACGTTGTTCCACCAACCTCTCGCACCTCAAATTATGTGACACTCAGATTTTGCGATATACCTTCAGGAATGATT GGCATAGGAGTTGAGAATAATAAGATTTGCAATCGCTATATGGTGGTATTTCAATATGGATCTGCTGTCCTCTTCAATGTTGAGGATCATGAAGTTGATTTCTTCTTGAATATTGCTAGAAGACATGCTTCTGGATTGCTTTCAGATATGAAGAAAGACG ACTACATGGTAAAGGAGAAGGCTACACTTGCTGAAGATATGCTGGGTGGTCCTGACTATATAGTTCTTAGACATCTTGACACTGATGGTATTCGCATTATTGGAAGTGTGCTTGGACAAAGTATTGCTTTAGACTATTATGTGTCTCAG GTCGATGGTATGGTTGAAGAATTTGCAGATATAAATCGTGCAATGGAGAAGACAGGAACATTCACTATGCGTAGAAAGAAGCTCTTTCAACTAGTAGGCAAAGCAAATTCAAATCTTGCTGACATCATCCTTAAAGTGGGTCTCTTTGACAG ATCAGAAATTGCTTGGAGAGAAGCAAAGTATGCGGAAATAAATGAATATCTACGGGAGGAGTATGAGGTCACTCAGCGTTTTGGAAATCTTGATATCAAGTTGAAATTTGTCGAG CACAACATCCATTTCCTGCAAGAAGTCCTGCAGAATAGGAGATCTGATCTCTTAGAGTGGTGCATCATCATCTTGTTGACCATTGAGAACGTGATTTCAATTTGTGAGATTATTCGGGATTCGGGAGCTGGTTCTGTATGA
- the LOC110803321 gene encoding cell division topological specificity factor homolog, chloroplastic: MAISGDLGVFATLAPHRARHLPLRTSSHSSSKVDISCFPNGGLRICDFTPKKLSSVSNGFNFRCQSNLTFGVSGEDKSSVKSFSEDAETFLLNAINLSFFERVNLAWKIIFPPPKTRRSSNAMIAKQRLKMILFADRCAVSDEAKRKIVKSIVSALSDFVEIDSQDKVQLDVSTDTDLGTVCSVTVPVRRVKPEYQEDDESGSIMGVDYKDNGELSGSVDVQFDFYIPNENQMT, encoded by the exons ATGGCGATTTCAGGGGATCTGGGAGTATTTGCCACACTCGCACCTCATCGCGCCCGTCATCTTCCTCTTCGAACTTCCTCGCATTCTTCATCTAAG GTAGACATTTCCTGCTTCCCAAATGGTGGGCTTCGTATTTGTGACTTTACACCGAAAAAGTTGAGCAGTGTGTCTAATGGCTTCAATTTTCGCTGCCAGTCCAATCTGACTTTTGGAGTCAGTGGAGAAGATAAATCATCTGTAAAATCCTTCAGCGAAGATGCTGAGACTTTTTTACTGAATGCTATTAATCTGAGCTTCTTTGAGCGTGTAAACTTAGCATGGAAGATTATTTTCCCCCCACCAAAAACAAGGAGGAGTTCCAATGCAATGATTGCTAAGCAGCGTTTAAAGATGATCTTGTTTGCTGATCGATGTGCTGTTAGTGACGAGGCTAAACGGAAGATAGTGAAAAGCATTGTCAGTGCTTTATCAGACTTTGTGGAGATTGATTCTCAGGATAAGGTGCAGCTCGACGTCTCTACTGATACTGATCTTGGAACTGTATGTTCTGTAACTGTACCTGTAAGGCGAGTGAAACCTGAGTATCAGGAAGACGATGAGTCTGGATCAATAATGGGTGTTGATTATAAAGACAACGGTGAACTATCAGGTTCTGTTGATGTCCAATTTGATTTCTACATCCCAAATGAAAATCAGATGACGTGA
- the LOC110803315 gene encoding uncharacterized protein At5g01610, producing the protein MEKALTKVGSIKSAAGSFWITKKAKEELIDISQDLSAVSNVVEEKAKWLFNKLKGKPSKSLPELLREYNLPAGLFPENITCFEFDETKAKLIVYLANPCEVSYKDSTVMRYATRVKAILLRGKIMGIEGIKTKVLVWVKVASMGVEGSKSDKLWITAGVKKSRPRDAYDTPHIARRIQDF; encoded by the exons ATGGAGAAGGCACTGACCAAAGTAGGGAGCATAAAGTCAGCAGCAGGAAGCTTCTGGATTACTAAGAAGGCCAAGGAAGAACTCATTGACATCTCCCAAGACCTCTCT GCAGTTTCAAATGTAGTAGAAGAGAAGGCAAAATGGTTATTCAACAAATTAAAGG GAAAGCCATCAAAAAGCTTACCGGAACTTTTGAGAGAATACAACTTACCAGCAGGTCTGTTTCCAGAGAACATAACTTGTTTCGAATTTGATGAGACAAAAGCAAAGCTAATAGTATATTTAGCAAACCCTTGCGAGGTGAGTTATAAGGACTCAACAGTTATGAGATACGCTACACGGGTGAAAGCGATCTTACTAAGAGGTAAGATAATGGGCATCGAAGGAATAAAGACAAAGGTGTTAGTATGGGTTAAGGTTGCAAGTATGGGTGTTGAAGGCTCTAAATCTGATAAACTATGGATCACAGCAGGAGTGAAGAAATCTAGACCTAGAGATGCTTATGATACGCCTCATATTGCTCGTAGAATACAAGACTTTTGA